In Corynebacterium afermentans subsp. afermentans, a genomic segment contains:
- the argJ gene encoding bifunctional glutamate N-acetyltransferase/amino-acid acetyltransferase ArgJ produces the protein MSALGVTAPQGFSAAATGAGLKASGSPDIAVVVSEGPEFAAAAVFTRNKVFAAPVKVSRAAVAAGELKAVVFNSGNANACTGEQGLHDAQIMQQLTAEGVGAEPTQVAVCSTGIIGDLLPMEKVESGIAAVVTQLGDHGADAADAIRTTDTIAKEVLVKGDGWTVGGMGKGAGMMAPSLATMLVCLTTDAKVDAQALQTALERANSTTFNTLDIDGSTSTNDTVIAMASGASGVAPDQDELDAAVHEACAQLAGMMQSDAEGVTKRVSITVEGAADDEQALDAARAIGRDSLVKTAMFGSDPNWGRVLAAVGMADAEMDADNISVTFNGHTVCEYSTGAPGARDVDLSGADIAVVVDLGTGGEGRATVRTTDLSHAYVEINSAYTS, from the coding sequence ATGAGTGCTCTTGGAGTCACCGCACCTCAAGGCTTTTCCGCCGCCGCCACAGGCGCGGGCCTGAAAGCATCCGGCAGCCCGGACATCGCCGTCGTGGTCAGCGAAGGCCCCGAGTTCGCCGCCGCCGCCGTATTCACCCGCAACAAGGTCTTCGCCGCGCCCGTGAAGGTCAGCCGCGCGGCCGTGGCCGCAGGCGAGCTGAAAGCGGTGGTGTTTAACTCCGGCAACGCCAACGCCTGCACTGGAGAGCAGGGGCTGCATGACGCGCAAATTATGCAGCAACTCACGGCCGAAGGTGTGGGCGCGGAGCCCACGCAAGTCGCTGTTTGTTCGACCGGCATCATCGGCGATCTGCTGCCGATGGAAAAGGTGGAAAGCGGCATCGCAGCCGTCGTCACGCAGCTCGGCGACCACGGGGCAGACGCCGCCGATGCCATCCGCACCACCGACACCATCGCCAAGGAAGTCTTGGTCAAGGGCGACGGCTGGACTGTCGGAGGCATGGGTAAAGGTGCCGGCATGATGGCGCCGTCGCTGGCGACGATGCTGGTGTGCCTGACCACCGACGCGAAGGTAGATGCCCAGGCGCTGCAGACAGCGCTAGAGCGCGCCAACTCAACCACCTTCAACACCCTGGACATCGACGGCTCCACCTCCACCAACGACACCGTTATCGCGATGGCTAGCGGTGCAAGCGGGGTGGCCCCGGACCAGGACGAGCTGGACGCTGCGGTACACGAAGCATGCGCGCAGCTAGCCGGGATGATGCAGTCCGACGCCGAGGGCGTGACCAAACGGGTGAGCATCACCGTCGAAGGCGCCGCGGACGACGAGCAAGCGCTGGATGCCGCGCGCGCCATCGGGCGCGACAGCCTGGTCAAGACCGCCATGTTCGGTTCGGACCCGAACTGGGGCCGCGTGCTTGCCGCCGTCGGCATGGCTGACGCGGAAATGGACGCGGACAACATCTCGGTGACCTTCAACGGGCACACCGTCTGCGAATACTCCACCGGTGCCCCCGGCGCGCGAGACGTGGACCTAAGTGGTGCGGACATCGCGGTTGTGGTGGACCTGGGCACTGGCGGCGAGGGCCGCGCGACGGTGCGCACGACGGACTTGTCGCACGCCTACGTTGAGATCAACTCGGCCTACACCAGCTAA